From the Aspergillus puulaauensis MK2 DNA, chromosome 1, nearly complete sequence genome, the window CGTGCTATCGTCCCCAGTTCGATTCATAGATTCATCTCTTTAACATTCATGCATTGAATCATTATTTACTGGTTATTTACTTGATTTGGGTTTATTTGATAACTACATGTCAAAATGAGCGTGTTGACATGGTGAAGCGACGACATCCATCAACTCGCAGCGACAGCGTCCGGCAACTCAAAAGTACCCAGTCTGGGAGGGAACATCAGTCTGAGAGCGAGTCTCGGGGCTACCCACAGCTTagtcgaagtcgtcgagcGATGCAGACACTTCGTCCGCTTCCGGGTGACCGTGCTGGCCTTTACTCAGCTTAGCACCGTCGATATAGGAGTAGGGGTCCGAGACGATGTTTCCATCCTTATCCATTCCGGTCTCGAGCATCTCCTCGATACTCCAGCCAGAGGTAGGGTCCTTTTGTGACTTCAAGGTGCTTGCGCCCGGTTGTGTTTTGGACGCGCCCTGTTTGGCCTGTTCGCCAGCGGGACTAAACGTGTTGGTTTGTTTTGAGGACATGATACTAACTGGGTTTCGAATCAGGCCATGCCAGAGGTGTGACAATTGCAATTACAGGGTGACGTACCTCGTTACGATATCTCAATTGGCTGTTTGGATGCTGTTTTGGATGTTCTGCTGGATTGTGCTCTCCTGTCTAGGAAGAGGCATTCACTGTCTTATATACGCAGCAGGTGGCGTTGATGATGTATGATGACGCGGAGACTCGAGCACGACGACAGTTATTCCTCCATGGAGAAGCTGTCAGCTGCCATCTATTCGATCCTCGTCCTGGGGGGTGCTGTGATTGCACAATGGAGGCCATGAGGTCATGGGCCTTGGTCCAGACAATGTAGCTGGGCCATGGTCTTCTCCGAGTCGTCGAGATATGGTTCAATGCTCTATTCGGTGCTGTTTTAGGTTCAACCCCCAGTGCGGGGAACCCATGTTTGGATTTCCAATGTTGGAAAGGCATTACATCTTCAAAACGTGGCAACGAATGGCCTGCCCGAGCGATATCGCCACCGCTTAATCACGCCTATCAAACGACAACAACCTTACAAACTGGGAACTGGATTTCATCTCTATCAATTATGATGCTAATGAGTGTAATAACAGCGGGGTTGAGTAAGTAGTACTGCGCATTTCTGGCTTGGAAATTCGCgtcagatatatatttgtgGTTCGCCTAGGACTGTAGCAAGCAGCTTTGCGCAGTCTTAATCCTAACAACAGTCAACTCTCAATCGATCAGCAAATTCCACGTAGTACCAATTAGAATCGAATAACTATTTCTCGAGCCAATGAAATTTAATCGCCAGGGCAAGCTGTTTTGCTGTTCCAACTTTCATACAATGTCAGCCAAGTATGAGCGGCTGCCCCAAGACATTCATCAAGCTACCACACCAGTTTCTCATTGCAGTCTAACCTTCCCCAACTACCTTTAATCATGACTACTGGGATATCTGGCTCTGCAGGGCTTCTGTGGTTTGTTTGCTTGGGGTTAGGATGAAGGGGGTTCCGGTGTCCATTAGGGCTAGGGTTgggttgttgcggagggGGCCTAggtttgctgttgaggaagatgatgatggaatCCAACCCCAAGTGTTAGAGAGGTGGGATGGGAGTGAAGAGTGAAATAGCAAAATGGCGCTTCGAAGTATgtaagaagaaggatggcaCCCTGGTGCAAATGAGTGGCTGATATTCCTCCAAGCGTGCGAAGTGCAGTTCATGCCAACATTGCATCCTCACATCTCAACCAAATATCCTGCTGTCTGACTTTATTTCTACAGTGACTTggattattaagattatagcCAGCAATAAAACCAACAAAGACTGTAATTGAGAGGCTCACTCAAGGAATCGATAATCTGCCGGCCAAGCTGTTCATCCTTCCGCTAGACCATTACAGCATTGCGGTGTAAAAATGTTAGAAATTTAGAACTCATTGCTGTAGCATGAGCTGCCAGTGGATTGAACTAGGAAATAGCACAGTTTTAGTTGAAATTGCGCCATCGCAGCGTGCTTGTTTGGCCAGGCACCGACATTTCCGCTCAGCCCTACGAGGCTGTCAGTTCCCGCCGATCGCATCGCCGTCGGTTCAATTTCCGACAGCGCAGAATTTGTCTCCCCAACCTTCACTTGCCCTCCTCTCTCAGCATTCACCGGCCACTACGCAGGATTCATGGTATAGGAAAAAGACATGGCATCTCCGGCCGACATCGAAGCCAACAATGGCGACCTCAAGACCGCCAACGGTAATGCCAATGGAAATGACCTCCTGTCCGCGAACCCAACAGGTGCCGACAGCGAGAAAAAGCCGGCGACCAGGACTTCGCTCTGGTCACAGTCCGTCTCGGCCAGATACGCAGACATCCTCTGTCTCGTTCTCTGCTTCATCACCGGTCTCTGCGACTCTGCCGCCTACAATGCCTGGTCTTGTTTCCTGGCCATGCAAACAGGTTCGTCCCGCCAACTCCCCACGTCCGACCTCGGCAACAAGCCCACCACAACCAATAAGGTACAACATACTAACAAAACCAGGAAACACAATCTTCCTCGGCCTAGGCGCCTCAAACCTCCCATCCGGCAAACCATGGGGTTGGCTCAAATCGCTCGTCTCCATTgtcaccttcttcatcggcgcgctgctcttctcgctctACGGCCGCAACATCGGGCCCAAGAAGCGCGTTACCCTGTTCACCTCGTTCCTGTTCCAGGCCATCCTGGTCATCATCGCAGTCGCGCTGATAGAGGGGGACCTGATCCCGCACACGCAGGCCGAAGCAGCGTCCTTGACCGGCGGGAAGCTGTTTCTGGAACTTATCCCCATTGCGCTGCTGGCGTTCCAGTCTGCCGGGTCGATGACTGCGGCGCGTGGGCTGGGGTTCAATGAGATTCCGACGGTGGTGTTGACGAGTGTTTACTTTGATGTTGCGAGTGATCCGAAGATTGTCCAGGATGTTCGGGGCAATGTGAAGCGGAATCGGCGCGTGGGGAGTGTGGTTTCTTTGCTGATTGGGGCGATTGTGGGGGGTTGGTTGAGTAGGAGTCGTGGGGGGATGGAGAGTGCGTTGTGGCTTAGTGCGGGTTTGAAGGTGGTTATTTCTTTTGGGTGGTTGGTGTGGTTTTCCGAGTAAGTgtctgtacggagtatatctggatgttggatgtgTTGGATGTGTTGGATGTAGGTGTGGGTTGATGTTGTATGCCGGGTTATAGATATAGAGGACCAGGCCCCGGTCTGGTGGAGGTGACCCATCACAATAGAACTAGAATACTAGAGTAGCTCTCTTCCCACGGGCTATATAATGCTATACAATCAATTAACAGAGTCCTCCTAATATTGCCATAACCGTCGATCTGATGCTCCACCCCGATCTCATGTCGCATGGAGTCATGAACCCTGCCTAGGCCCAATTTGTTTTCTATATCGCAGGATTtgatactttatattaatctatgGTAAATCCACTTCACTGCTTGGACTAATAAGCCCACTCCAAGGTATAGATACAACTACAAACACCTAGATATACCACCAAGCATAACTGCCCAATCATTAAGAAGTATATAGGTACATATCCAGAGTACCGCCAGTACCGCCAGTACCGCCAGTACCGTCCGCCCGACTACGACAAAACCAGAAATAATCCAGAATATACCTCAACCCCATATACGCCCAGGATCAACCAACCAACAAGACCCAGCTCGTATCTGCATCCTGCACAACACCCGACTAACTAATATCATTGCTTACCTCGCCCAACTCCAACCAAATTGGCAGTCAGGCCGAAAGAAGTTCAAGAAGAGCCTCattccctccctccctccctcccgtTCGAATATTCAAATTCAACCCCTCCTCTCAAATATCACCGGTAAGTGGTAAGTATGCCGGTATGCCTGTAATacaaccaaccaccaaccaccaaccaacctATCCAATACTAGTAGTACTGATACCAATACCAATACAGAAAGCTGGGCAGACACGGAgaatccccatccccatcccctccaaccAAGACAAAAAGTGATAGGCTGTGTCCATGCTGTACCCCTCCCGGACTATTTCGGGCAAGACCAACGGCGCACGTGGACACGAACGCGCATCCTCCCGGATCTCGCCCATTGGTTGATTATTGATTGGACTCTACCtattggattggattggagaAATGGACTTGGAGCGGCGGAACTTCGCTGTTACTAGGTTCCTAGGGAAGTGGCTGGTAAGAATACAAGAATACAGGAATACCAGGTATgggtatttaatatttattatccaTGGTTTTGTTTTTTGGAGGCATTCAGTTGCTGCTTCTGGTGTTGTTATTGTTGTGAgagttggttggttggttggtggaTGGAACATGCGTGTCGCGAAGAATGCTGCCCTGCAAGCCACACCTCGACAAGCGGGGCAAGCATACTGTATATCAACAatcacatcatcaacagtcaacaccgCGAGAAATGCAGAAGACAAGAATAGCAGGCAGGAATGCAGTCAATACTTTCTGTATTGTAAACTGAATATCCAGTACGAAAGTGAAGACTTGGCGGGGCGCTTGTGGGCGCCGGGCAGTGACGGGGCTGCAGGCGAATGAGGGGTACTGCTAATAACGTTGCATGCAGATGTGATGTGATTGCTGAAGGTTACGGCTATTACGGTTTGAGTATGGTTTGATGAACTGTTCTTGTAATGACATCAACTGGTTTACTAGTAAAGAAGTATATTGAGAAGTAATTGAAAGTAAAGAAGTTTGATTGGGTAGTGGGTTAGCAAAGAAGGAATCAACCCAACCAACTAAACTGAAGAACTTGAACAGCTCGCAGAATGGTATCATAAAAGCAGAGATGCAAATGACTCCCATGAGCATGCACTCCAAAGCGAATCAAGTAATCAAGCAATCAAGCAGAATCCCGTCCCAATGCGAGAGAGGGaaattaaaagaaaagataaaagGAAACTGCAACaaaggaaaaacaaaggaaagACTCTTCAGTTCAATCAAGCAGATAACGTTGAACGTCAAATATCGCTTGTAATCGCAAAGATCAGGCAAAGATCAGAACGCAACGAGCAATCGCCAAACGCGCTCAAATGCAATCCGGGAAAAAACACTTCATCCAGtgtagtagtaataataatcgTTCGAAACTTCGAATCGAATCATGTGGCACATGGCGCATATCTTTTTTCTGTAGCTAAGCGGTTCGCTTTCGCAGTATGTCGTCGCAGTTTGCGTCAAATCGCATATTCCATACACGGATACTGTTCATCAGCTTCTCCGTATTCTCCAACTCACGGTCGCGACCAAAGATCGACTCGACAAATTCACAGCCTGCGTTGCGGCCCATCGACACCGACTTCCCACCTTCTCGCTTGGCCGCCTTCCACATGAACTGCTCGCACGTCCTCAGCAGCTTCTTGAAGCGCGACCACAGCCGCTTCCCGCTTTCCAAAAAGTCCTCCAC encodes:
- a CDS encoding YoaK family protein (COG:S;~EggNog:ENOG410PN3F;~InterPro:IPR010699;~PFAM:PF06912;~TransMembrane:6 (i58-78o107-127i139-157o169-189i238-257o263-283i)) — encoded protein: MASPADIEANNGDLKTANGNANGNDLLSANPTGADSEKKPATRTSLWSQSVSARYADILCLVLCFITGLCDSAAYNAWSCFLAMQTGNTIFLGLGASNLPSGKPWGWLKSLVSIVTFFIGALLFSLYGRNIGPKKRVTLFTSFLFQAILVIIAVALIEGDLIPHTQAEAASLTGGKLFLELIPIALLAFQSAGSMTAARGLGFNEIPTVVLTSVYFDVASDPKIVQDVRGNVKRNRRVGSVVSLLIGAIVGGWLSRSRGGMESALWLSAGLKVVISFGWLVWFSE